The genome window CTTGCTGCACTTGGCCTCCATGCCCTTCGCGTGCTTCTTGCACACGGCCTTGCACTCCTTGACGTCGTCGTCGCAGCCGCGCTGGCAGGCCCGATTCGCGAGGGCCGGTGTCCCCAGCAGCAGCACCGCACCGGCAAGCCACCCCAGGGTCCACGTCGCGAGCGTCTTCATCGTTGTATCCTCCGTGTGTCTCATTCCGAGGCCACTGCCCGCTCCATGAGCGACAGCTGGAACTCTACCCCGGGTTGCAGTGAGGGCTGGCGCAGCAGCACCTGCCCGCGCTTCGCCTGGTGATTCACATCGAAGCTGAGCGACTGGTGGCCGGACTCGGAGGCCGAGCCCGACTGCCACCCCTTCTCCTTCAGCGTGGCCTGGTAGGCGCCGCCCACGTCCGCCAGCCGCCCCTCCGGCACCTGGCCGGACACCGTGTAGTAGGTGACGCCCTCCATCCGGAAGGTGAGCACCACCGGGTCCTTCACGCCCGGCGGCAGCGGCACCCACGCGGGCACGGACGCGGTGCCCTCCAGCAGCGGCCCCACCTGCCCCGAGGAGACGAAGACGAACGTCTCACCGCCCTGCGCCAGCACGGACACCAGGTGGACCTCCTTGGTGGAGGGCGTCCAGTAGCCCACGTAGCCGCCATTCTGCCCGTAGCGCTTGCTCAGCGGAGGCAGGCCGGCGTCCGCCAGCGTGCCCTGGTAGTGCGCCAGCACCTGGTCCGGGGTGTCCTTGGTGGAGAACCACGCCACCGCCATGGGCGTGTTGGGCCCCAGGTAGTCGGACGCCAGCACCTCCGGGGCGCCATTGGCGTTGGGATACGGCGGGAAGTGCGACAGCGCGCGCGCCAGCACGGCCTGCTCCTCCGGCGTGCGCCGCGGGCCGGTGGCCGCGAACTCCTCGTCCGCCCGGGCCTGGAGCTGCTCCAGCTCCACCGGCTCCTCCGGATACGCCGCGCGCTCCCAGCCGAAGCCGATGAGCCCGCCCACCACGGCCAGCGAGAACAGCCACAGCCCCACCCGGACGCCCGACCTCTCCCACCACACGGCCATCAGCAGGTTCCCGGCTGCTTGCAGCCCATGTAGTAGACGCCCCGGTTCTGGTACGAGCGATAGTTGTTGTTCTGGTCCCAGTCGCGCCACTCGGTGTTGAAGTAGCGCCGGTTGGAGCCCTCCTGGGTGACGCGGTTGCTGGGCGTGGTGCTGTCACCCACCGCCTGCGGCGCGATGGCGATGTTGGGCGTCTGCGGGTTGTCCGCGCCCATCGCGTCGCCCGTCGTCGCCGCGAGCTGCGCGGCGAAGAGCGGGTTGAGCAGGTTGTTGCTGATGGCCTGCCCGAAGAAGGCCGCGGACGTGGCGCGCAGGATGGGGTGCCCGAGGTTCTGCGGGTTCATGTAGACGTTGGCCACCCGGTCGTACATCTCACCGCTCTTGGTGCCCGGCATCGTGTTGGCGTTGGTCGTCAGCGCCCAGGTGTCCGTGAGGATGGCCATCTGCTCCATGCCTAGGAAGTAGGCGTTGCCGTCGACGCCGTTCGTGGTGGCGACGCCCGACTGGGAGTTGCCGTGGACGTCGCCGTCCCACTTCTTGACGGTCAGCTTCGTCTTGCTGAACTCCTGGAGGAACCCCTCGGGCAGCAGGTAGTTCTCCACCACGGCCCGGGCCGAGCAGCGGATGAGGCCGCCGCGGGTGAAGTTGCTCATGAACTGGTTGTGGACGGGGATGCCGAGGTTGCCGGCGCCTCGCTCCGGGGCCTCGCACGTCACCTGCCTCGCGTTGTCGTTGAGCCAGCAGGTGTGGGCCACCAGCGCCTGGTGGTGGTCGGTGTCCGAGCAGTCCGAGGGCACGCCGTTGGTATACGCGTCGTAGCGGTCCTTGCCGGACTCGTGGTCGCAGAACATGTAGCGCGCGTGCTGCTGCACCATGGTGCTGCCACCCTGGGGCGCGGTGGGCGCCCTGTCGGCCGGCTTCAGGTCCCGGGTGTAGTCCTGCACGGCGAAGTCCCACACCGTGGAGACCGCGGCCTCCTGCGCGTCCAGCGAGTAGCGCAGCAGGTCGTCCAGGAAGATGGCGTACATGAACACCGGGATGATGACCAACAGGCTGATGGCCATCTCCACGGCAGCGGCGCCGCGAGCGGCACGGGCGCGGAGCGGGTGGCGAATCACAGGGACACCCCCGGGGTGACGGCGAGCTGGGCCGCGTCGGTGTTGCCGGCGGCGCCGAGCACCGTGGCCGCCTCCGTGGCGCGGAACGGATGCAGCTTCGCGCGCCAGTACGGGTTGAACATGTTGGGCGCCTCGCGCCAGCCGTTCGAGCCGAAGCGGTGGTAGTAGACGAGCGCCTTGGACAGGCCGGAGCCCTCGCCCGCGGCCAGCGTCAGCCGGGCGGTGCCCTGGCCGCCGTGCGTGAAGTTCAGCTCGCTGTTGGCGTTGAGCTCCCAGGGCGCCTGGTTGGGGTTGCCCACCCGGAACTGGCGGGTGACGTAGCTGTAGACGCTCGGCTGGCCGTAGTCGTCGTTGGCGTCGGGGTCGGCGCGGAACTTCATGAAGCAGTTGCCCTGGCCGATGCAGCTCATGAACGACTGGGTGTTGACGCCGTCGAACTCGTGCTCGTCCGAGTGCGCGCCGTTCGGGGTGTGCCCGCCGCCGTTGGTGTCGCTGTGGATGCGCGAGTTGAAGGGCATGTACGGACCGACGCCGTGCTTCCACTGGTTGAACATGGCGCCCTCCTCGTCCGCGGCAATCACCTTGCCCGTGTTGCCGCCCACCTGGCCGGGGCCGTGGATGTTGGAGCGGGTCTCCACCAGCTTGGCGGTGCCCTTGTGAACGAAGGGAATGGGGTAGTGCAGGCCCTCACCCGGGATGTCCATCATCATCTCCTGCAGGAAGCTGGGGTGCAGGTAGAGGGGCTTGGGCAGGTCGAAGTCGCGGTTGGCCGTCCAGCCGGGCCGGCTCGCGTTGGAGACCTCCGTCATCACCCGCGCGAGCGCCTCGTTGGAGCTGTTGCCCTGGCCGCCCATGCAGACCATGCCGTCAATGGCGCAGTTGAACTCGTTGGTGTTGAGCGCGCCCACGCCGCCCGGCACGTTGCTGGCGCCCGGCGCGTTGTAGTTGGTCAGCTCCGACAGCCCGTTGGCGTTGCCGTTCATCACCGACTGCACGGTCCTCGCGTGCACGGCCATCTGCGAGGCGTGGACCGTCTCCACCAGCATGTCCAGGCCCTTGTTGGCCTGGTTGAAGCTGTTCTCCAGGTTCTTGGCCTTGCCGTCGTAGTCGCGCCCCGCGTTGCCGTATTTACTGGCGACGCGGATGGCCTGGATGCCGTGGATGCAGTGGATGAAGCACGTCCAGCAGGCGCACTGGGCGAACTCCATGGCCGCGATGATGTAGAAGTTGTTGCGCGAGGCGCGCATGATCTGCCCCGTCACGCTGGCCACCGCCATGTAGGCGTGCAGGCTGTTCATGGCGACGTACGACGCCGCGATGGCCCGGTTGCTCACCGCGTAGTAGTTGAGCGCGCGCGCCTCCATCACCGCCATGGAGTAGGCCAGCGAGTCGCTGTGCTGCTGCAGGCTCACCTTCTGTCGCAGCGCATGGCTGAGGTTGAAGCTCAGCGTCGTCATCAGCGCCAGCACCAGGAACGACAGGCAGGCGAGCACCAGCGCCTGGCCCCGCGCCGACCGCGGCTTCGACTTCAGTACGCGAATACGCATTGGTTGCTCGAGGGAAGAGGGTTGGCCTGGGGGTAGAGGTTCGACTGCATCCGCATGGTGTACGTGGCCCGGATGGGCATCACGTACGTGCGGCTGGCGGCCGCGGCGGTGTAGAGGGCGTCGGAGGTCCCCACGCCGAAGCGGCGGCCGGCCACCTTGCCGCGCTCCGCGGCCTTCACCGTCCCCATCATCAAGACGGTGGGCACGTCCCGCGCGCGGGTGATGTTGAAGATGACCATGTTCGCGAAGGGGATGGGCATGCGGTAGTTGAAGGTCAGCTGGACGCGCAGCTTGGTGCGCTGGCTGTCGCGCCAGTTGTCGCTGGAAGTGATGGATGGGTCATCGAAGTCCACCTCCGGGCCGCTGGGCAGCTCGCTGCTCAAGGGGCCGCAGATGGTAACTTCCGCGTACGGGATGCCGGTGTCCATCATCCTGTTGGCCACGACGCCGGGCCACATCCACTTGGTCTGGAAGTCGGTGGCGCTGTTGACCGTCTTGATGTGCTCGGCCCCGCTGCTGCCCTGGCTGATGAGCGGCAGCAGCACCGCCAGCGCGGCGCGCTCCATCTTGTTCTTGTTCGCGTTGTGGAGAGAGCCCGCGCGCACGGCCTTGTAGGCCGCGTACTTCGTCATCAGCCGCGCCTGATGCATGAGCCCCAGCTGCAGGATGCCCAGGATGAGGAACACGAAGAGCGGCAGGATGAGCGCTGCTTCGACGGCTGCCTGCCCCGACTCACGTTTCATGGGTACCCTGGCCTCCCGGAGCTCGTCAGAGCGGTTGACTGTAGCAAAGTCTCTGCTGTTCACTCCGAGTATTGCAGATCATGAGGCTGACATTAAAAGAAAGTCTATCTGGTATTCCACAGGTAGCGGGCAACACCCTGGATGAGGGCCGGCATTCAGGCACGCTCGGCGGCTGAGGTCGCGAGCGACAGCACGGGAGATTCACGTGAAGACATGGCGTATTTTCGGTCTGGTGGGGCTGATGTTGCTGGCGTGGTCGTGCGGAGACGACGGGGACGGCACCCAGAACCCCGATTCGGGCACCCCGGGCCAGCAGGACCGGCCGGGGCTGGGGAGCTCGGATAAACCCCCGGAAGGACAGCGTTTCACGCTGCCCACCGGGGTGGAGCTGGCGGGGCCCATCAAGGGCTACAGCGCGTTCGAGCCGGACAAGTGCTTCCCCGCCGAGGAGCCCAAGGGCGCCGGGGCCCTCGTGCGGGTGTGCCTGCCCCTGCGAAACACGACGAACACGACGGGCAACCCCCTGCCCATCTCCATCACCCTCCCCCCGGGCTTCACCGTCATCTCGGATAACCTGAGCACCCAGAACGGAATCATCCTCCAGAGGCAGACTGTGGTGGTGACTCCGGGCCAGACAATCTACCTTCCACTGTATCTTTTCTGCCTGAATGAAAATAGAGACCCCAGCAGCACGGCGGCCACGTTCCAGCTGGGGCCCACCATCCAGTACACGGACTTCCAGGAGCTCTACCGGCTGCTGGAGCAGAAGACGCTGGACCCCGAGGAGCAGTACGCGGAGCTCCAGACGGCGGTGTGGCGCCTGTCCGAGGGCGAGTCGCTGACGTCGGGCGACCGGAACTTCATCTCGAACCTGTAGACACCGCCCCTCAAGCGAGTCACACTTCTTGAGAAAAGCAGACATGTAACAGCGCTTCGCCGGGCCAGTCGTCGTATTGACGTCTGGCCCGGAATCAAATGTGACAGGGTTTGCGCGGGCCAGTTGTCGTATTGACGTCTGGCCCGGTTTTGGATGTGAGGGATTGCGGCGAACCTGCCAGCCCTGTCCCCCTCCGCGGGGAATTGTCACATCGGGGACACGAAGGGCCCTGCCGCTCAGCGCCGCTTCACGATTTCCTGGATGAGCTCCACGTAGCGGCGGTTCTTCGGGTTCAGCTTGAAGGCCTTGCGGAAGGCGTCCTCGGCCAGGGCCCACTGGCTCTCGCCCTGGGCCACCTCGCCCAGGAAGGCCCAGCCCTCCTCCATGCCCGGCTCCTGGCGCACCACCTCCTGCAGCTCCTGGAGGGCCAGCCGGCCGTGGGCGTCGGGCTTCATCAGGTAGCGCGCGAAGGCGCGGTGGGCCTGGTACAGCGGCCTCGGGTCGATGTCGCACGCGTACTCGAAGTACTCGAAGGCGCCGGCGAAGTTGCGGGCCTCCAGCCGGCGCTTCGCCTCGGAGAACTGCGTCGTCGCGTCCAAGAGGTCCGTGCGGATGCGGAACTGCTCCGCGGTGCTGGGCCGGGTGGAGCCCCGCTCCTTCTCGCGCTGGGCCGCCCGGCGCTTGCGCCAGAGGAGGCTCTGCTCCGCGTCCGACAGCGCGCCGAAGGCCTTGGCGTACGCGGCCAGCAGGGCCTCCGCCTTCTCCCGCAGCTCCGGGGTGTGGAAGCGCAGCGGCGAGTAGCGGTCCGCCCACGCGAAGAAGGCCTTGCGCAGCGGCACCGGCTGCACGTCCTCCGGCACCTCCAGCAGCGCGAAGGGGTCCTTGCTCCGGTGCGCGAGGAAGGCGCTCACCAGCGCGTCGCGCGCGGCCACGTCCTCGTCCGAGAACGGCGTCCCGCCCGGCAGGGGCTGCGCCGAGGCGACGGGGACGACAGGCGCCGCGGGGACGGGCTCCGGCGCGGGGGCGGCGGGCGCGGGCACCGCGGCCAGCTTCGCCGCGCGGGCGTCCACGTCCTCCACGAAGCCGGCGACGTCCAGCAGGCACAGCGCGTACAGCCGGCGCAGCACCGTCTCCGTGTCGAAGCCCGTGCGCTCCTGCAGCTCGTTGAAGGTGGGGCGCTGGCGCAGGGCCTGGAACAGGCGCGCGTCCTTGGAGGACAGCTTGAGGCCCGCGTCCACGCCCGGCATCTGCCCGAAGCAGCGCTCGTCGGTGAAGGTGAAGTGGGTGGCCACCGCGTCGAAGGGCATGACGTTGGCCACGCCGGTGAGGATGAGCTGCCCGGTGTTCATCCGCACGGTGGCGTCCGGCGGGTCCACGTCCGCGATGAGGCGGTACTTCGCGTCCGTCCACCGGAAGCAGTCCAGCAGCTTGTGCGCGAGGTTGGCCTGGAGCTGCTTGTAGAGGTCGAAGGGGCTGATGAGGCCCTTCTGGATGAGCAGCGCGCCCATCTGCTGGCCCGAGGACACGCTCTCCCCCAGGGCCTTCTGGTAGTCCGCCTCCGTCAGCCGCCCCTTCTCCACCAGGAACTTGCCCAGCGTCTCGTGCAGCAGGTTGGACTGGCAGCCCACCGGCGAGCCGTCCTCGAAGACGATGCGCTTCTCGCGCTGGCGGACCTTGAGCTCCAGCGTGCAGGTGCGCTCCTCCACCATCAGGGAGTGCAGGAGCAGGGGGAAGGGCGTGTCGGCCAGCGTCCCGTCCCTCTGGCGGAGCACCTGCGATGGCGTGGGGAACATTCGGTAGGTGCCTTCCGTCCCGGGGCTATTCGCCCACGTCCTCTTCCAGGCCCGCGGCCGAGGGCGCCTCATTGTAGTAGCGGCCGTAGCCCCGAGAGCGCGGGGTGGGCTCCATGCGGCTGAGCACCGCCGCGCCCAGGCCCAGCACCAGCGCCAGCGCGGCCCCGTACATCAGCGGCCGGCTGGGCCGCGCGCGCCAGGCCCACCGGCGCTCGCGGCGGCGCTGGAAGCGCGGCGCCACCGCGTAGTCGTTCCACGCCAGCTCGCGCGCCCGCTTCGCGTCGTCCGCGCGGCCCGCCCGGGCCAGCGCCTGCGCCAGGAGGTAGCGCCCCTCCACCGAGCCGTGCCGCACGGTGCAGAAGCGCTCCAGCGCCTCCACCGCGCCCTTCGCGTCCCCGCGCTTCAGCCGGAAGCGGCCGCGCTCCAGGTGGATGGCGCCGAGCTGGAAGTCCGCGTCCAGCTTCTGGGCCTCGTCCAGCAGCAGCTCGCCGCGCTGCGCGTCGCCCGCGCCCAGGTACGCCACGCCGAGCAGGTACAGCGTGTCCACGTCCTCGTCGCCCGCCTCCAGGTTGGGCTTGAGGATGTCCACCGCCTCCGCGTACCGCTTCTGCGCCACGCGGATGTCCGCCAGCTCGTGCCGGGCCCGGCGCTCGTGCGGGTTGGTGAGGATGACCCCCGCCAGGTGCCCGGCGCGCTGGAAGCGCTTGAGCAGCCGCACCGGGCTGGGCAGCACCTGGAGCGTGAAGCGGTCCGCCACGAGGATGAGGACCAGCACCAGCCCCAGCGACAGCAGGGGGCTGCCGGTCAGCAGCGTCAGGAACATCCACAACATCCACTTGCTCATGCGCTCCTCGAAGTCCTCATGGCGACCGCCCCGCTAGAGCAGCCGCGCGCAGACGGCGCTGTGCACGTCCGCGCCCTTCTCCGTCAAGGCCAGCCGCCCGTCCCGCAGCGTCGCGAAGCCGTGCTCCACCAGCCGCGCGACTTCCGCCCGCCTCGGCGCCACCGGCTGGCCGTACCGCTCGCACACCGCCTCCCAGTCCACCCCCGACACCAGCCGCAGGCCCATGGCCAGCCGCTCCGCGAACAGCTCCTGGGGCCCCAGCGCCTCGCGGTCCTCCTCCGGCAGCCGGCCCGCCTCCACCTCCACCAGGTACTTCTCCGGGCTGCGCAGATTCACATACCGGTGCGGCTCCGGCTCCAGCAGCATGCCCGACGCGCCCACGCCCAGCGCCAGGTACTCGCCGCCCGTCCAGTACAGCGCGTTGTGCCGCGAGCCGAAGCCCTCGCGCGCGTGGTTGGAGACCTCGTAGCGGTGCAGGCCCGCCGCCCCGTACACCCCGCGCACCACCCGCGCCATGGCCACCACCTCGTCGTCCGGGGGCAGCTCCAGCTCGCCGCGCTTGAGCCGCTTCGACAGCGGCGTGTCCTCCGCCAGCACCTCGCGCTCCACCGTCAGCGCGTAGGTGGACAGGTGCTCGGGCTGGAGCGCCACCGCGCGCCGCGCGTCCGCCTCCACCTGCGCCACCGTCTGCCCGTGCACGCCGTAGATGAAGTCCATGGAGACCACCGGGAACGCTGCCCGCCGTGCCGACTCCACCGCGCCCTCCACCATGGCCGCGTCGTGCGCGCGCCCCAGCGCCTTCAGCGTCTGGGCCTGGAAGGACTGCACCCCCAGCGACAGCCGGTTGACGCCCGCCGCCCGGTAGCCCTTGAAGCGCTCCGCGTCCGCGCGCTCCGGGTTGCCCTCCAGCGACACCTCCACGCCGGGCGCCACTGACAGCCGCGCGGCGAGGCCCTCCAGCACCCGCGCCACGTGGCGGGGGTGCCACAGCGACGGCGTGCCGCCCCCGAGGAAGATGGACTGCAGCGGCTTGTGCCGGAGCGCCGGGTGGATAGCCAGCCGGGCGTCCAGCTCCGCCAGCACCGCGTCCGCGTAGCGCTCCTCGGGCACCTGCTTTGCCACCGCCACCGCGAAGTCGCAGTAGGGGCACTTCGCCAGGCAGTACGGAAAGTGCAGGTACAGCCCGAAGCGGGCTGCCTGCATCCCGGTGAGTGGGTCCACTGGTGCGTCGAAGGGCATGAGAGGGAAACCCCTACTTCTTGCCCTTCAATTGCGCCTCCAGGCGGGCAATCTTCGCCTTGTAACCCGCCGCCGTCTCGAGCGCCGTCTCGGCCGTCATCAGCTTGCGCTTCAGGTTGGCCACGTCCGCCTTGAGGCCGTCGCGCTCCGCCTCCCAGTCCGCCGGAGCCGCCGACGCTCCCGCCGGTGCGGCCGCCGCCCCGGCGAGCTTCTGCTCGAGCCCCTTCCGGGCCTCCTGCTCGGCCTTCAGCGAGGCCTCCAGCTTCGCCAGCTTCGCCTCGACCTCCGCGCGGGCCGAGTCCGCCTTCGTCAGCTTCGCCTCGGCCTCCGCGCGCGAGGCGTCCGCCTTCGTCAGCTTCGCCTCGGCCTCAGCCCGGGCCAGGCCCGCCTGCGTGAGCTTCGCCTCCGCCTCCGCGCGGGCCGCGTCCGTCTTGCCGGCCGCCGCCGTCTGGGCCTTGGCAGCCTGGAGCGCGCCCTCCAGCATCTTCACCTGCTGCTGCAGGCGCTCCGCCTTGTCCGCCTCGGAGCGCGCCGCCTCCAGCTCCTCGGTGAGGGCGGCCACCTGCACCTGGGCGTCACCCTGCCCCGACGACAGCGTGTCCACCCGCGCCTCGGCCTCCGCCGCCTTCACCTCGGCGTCCGCGCGCTCGGCCTCCGCCGCCTCGCGGCGCACCCGCTCCAGCGCCACCTCTTCCTGCGCCTGCGCCGCGGCGTGCTGCGCCTGCGTCAGCGCGCCGCGGGCCTGGGCCAGGGCGGCCTCGGCCTGGGCCACCGCGCCCTGCAGCCGCACCAGCTCTGCCTCGCGCTGCGCGGACGCCGTCTCCAGCATGGACACGCGCGCGGACAGGCCCACGCGCTCGGCGTCCTTGGTGGCGACCTTCATGTCCGCCGCCGCGAGCTGCTTCTTCAGCTCCTCGCGCTCGGCCTGGGCGGCCTCCACGGCCGCGGACAGCTCGGCCACCTTGGCCTCGGCCTGGTGCACGGCCTCGCCCAGCGCCGCCGCGTCCGACTCCATCCGGTCTCGCAGCGACACCTGCTCGACCTCGGCCGCCTCCAGCGCCTCCTTCAGCGCGGCGGCCTCACCCTCCGCCACCGCCGCCCGCTCGCTGGCCTGGGACAGCCCTTCTTCCAGCGCCTGCGCCCGCTCGGCGGCCTTGGCGACCTCCGCCTCCAGCCGCTCTCCGGCGCGCGCCAGCTCCGCGGTGCGGCCCTCCAGCGCCTGGCGCAGCACGGGCACTTCCGCCGCCTCCGCCGTGCGAGCGGTGAGCGCCGCGCGCAGGCCGATGATTTCGGCGTCCTTCAGCGCGAGCGCCCGCTCCAGCTCCGCCACCTGCGCCTGCAGGCCGCGCAGCCCGTCCTCCACCACGGCCAGCTGCTTGCGCGCCTCGTCCCGCTCGGACTCGAGGGTGCGCGAGCGCTCCTGCGCCTCCTCCAGCGAGCTCTTGGACCACTCGCTCTCGCTCTCCAGCGCGCTCAGCCCGGCCTGGGCCTCCGCCAGCGCCGCCTCGAGCTGCTCGGTGCGCAGCCCCAGCGAGTCCTTCTCCGCGGTGACGGCCTCCAGCTCGCCGCCCAGCCGCTCCACGTCGGCGATGGCCTGCTGGTACTGCTCCTGGACGGCCTCCAGCGCGCCCTGCGACTCGGACTTCTGCGCGGCCAGCTCCGCCACGCGGTCCTGCGCCAGCGACAGCGCCTCCTTGGCGCCCACCAGCTCCTCGGCCACCGAGCCGCGGGACTCGCGCTCCTCCTGCAGCTCCGCGGTGAGGCGCGGCAGCTCCGACTCCACCTCCGCCAGCGCGCGGGACAGGTCCTTGCGCTCCGCCTCCGCCGAGGACAGCTCCGCCTCCAGCGAGGCCACCTTCGCCTCGGCCTCGGCCGCCCGCGCCTCCGCGCGCGCCAGGGCCGTCTCGGCCTGCGACAGCTTCGCCGGCGCGTCCTTCACCGCCGCCAGCTGCGCCTTCGCCTCCGCCGCCTCCTTGCGCGCCAGCGTCAGCGACTGCTTCACGCCGTTCAGCTCGCCGTCGCGCTCCGCGTACAGCGTGCGCGCACGCGCCAGCGTCTCCGTCTTCTGACGCACGACGGCGCGGAAGTACTCCAGCTTGTCGTCCGGCGAGCCCCCCATGGGCATCCGGATGTCGGGCGGCTCTCCGAAGGGGTCGCTTCCAGGCACCCGCACGGCGCGTGACGCCGCGGCCGCACCAGGAGCCGCACCCGCGGCAGGTGCGACGGGGGCTGCCGGGGAAGCAGGCGCTCCCGTCCCGGCGGGCGTGGCGGCCAGGGGGGTGGCCGGACGACGGGGGGGCAGCGGCGGCGGAGCAGCGGGTGGTGGAGCCGAGGGCGGGGGCTTGGGCTGGGGCCGGGCCGCAGCGGCGACGGGGGCGGGGGGAGCCGCTCCGGCGACGGTGTCGTCCAACCCCAGGCTGTCGCGAAGGTCCGCGAAAGGATCCACCTCTTCCGGAGGTGACGGCATGGGCCAGTGCAGGTTACCGCCCGGAAGCGCGCATCACCAGGGACGCGTAGGGGGAGGAAGCGTGCGAGGCCCCCACTTCCGGCCGCACGGCAGCCATACAGTCCTCTCGACGTGGGGGCCCCCGGACGTTAGCCAGTAGGGGAAAACATCTCACCTCGCCTTGCCCTCGACTGGGGCCGGTGCCAGCTTCGGACGTTCCTTATGGCCATCCGCTACACGCTTCCCAACGGGCTCACCGTCGTCTTCGAGGAACAGCATGCCGCCAAGGTCGCGGCCTTCCAGGTCTGGGTGAAAGTAGGAAGCGCGGACGAGCGGCCGGACCAGGCGGGCCTGGCCCACCTGCACGAGCACATGCTCTTCAAGGGCACGGAGAACCGCGGGCCCGGTGAAATCGCCCGCGACGTGGAGTCACACGGCGGCGAAATCAACGCGTGGACGTCCTACGACCAGACCGTCTACCACATCGTCATCGCCAGCCAGTTCGCCCGCACGGGCCTGGACATCCTGGGCGACGCGGTGCGGCGCTCCTCCTTCGACGCGGAGGAGCTGGCGCGCGAAATCGAGGTGGTGTGCGAGGAGATAAAGCGCAGCCAGGACACCCCGTCGCGGCGCGCCTCGCGAGACCTCTTCTCCACCGCCTTCCAGGTGCACCCCTACCGGCTGCCCGTCATCGGCACCG of Pyxidicoccus xibeiensis contains these proteins:
- a CDS encoding TadE/TadG family type IV pilus assembly protein, with product MKRESGQAAVEAALILPLFVFLILGILQLGLMHQARLMTKYAAYKAVRAGSLHNANKNKMERAALAVLLPLISQGSSGAEHIKTVNSATDFQTKWMWPGVVANRMMDTGIPYAEVTICGPLSSELPSGPEVDFDDPSITSSDNWRDSQRTKLRVQLTFNYRMPIPFANMVIFNITRARDVPTVLMMGTVKAAERGKVAGRRFGVGTSDALYTAAAASRTYVMPIRATYTMRMQSNLYPQANPLPSSNQCVFAY
- a CDS encoding DUF4388 domain-containing protein, with protein sequence MFPTPSQVLRQRDGTLADTPFPLLLHSLMVEERTCTLELKVRQREKRIVFEDGSPVGCQSNLLHETLGKFLVEKGRLTEADYQKALGESVSSGQQMGALLIQKGLISPFDLYKQLQANLAHKLLDCFRWTDAKYRLIADVDPPDATVRMNTGQLILTGVANVMPFDAVATHFTFTDERCFGQMPGVDAGLKLSSKDARLFQALRQRPTFNELQERTGFDTETVLRRLYALCLLDVAGFVEDVDARAAKLAAVPAPAAPAPEPVPAAPVVPVASAQPLPGGTPFSDEDVAARDALVSAFLAHRSKDPFALLEVPEDVQPVPLRKAFFAWADRYSPLRFHTPELREKAEALLAAYAKAFGALSDAEQSLLWRKRRAAQREKERGSTRPSTAEQFRIRTDLLDATTQFSEAKRRLEARNFAGAFEYFEYACDIDPRPLYQAHRAFARYLMKPDAHGRLALQELQEVVRQEPGMEEGWAFLGEVAQGESQWALAEDAFRKAFKLNPKNRRYVELIQEIVKRR
- the hemW gene encoding radical SAM family heme chaperone HemW; protein product: MPFDAPVDPLTGMQAARFGLYLHFPYCLAKCPYCDFAVAVAKQVPEERYADAVLAELDARLAIHPALRHKPLQSIFLGGGTPSLWHPRHVARVLEGLAARLSVAPGVEVSLEGNPERADAERFKGYRAAGVNRLSLGVQSFQAQTLKALGRAHDAAMVEGAVESARRAAFPVVSMDFIYGVHGQTVAQVEADARRAVALQPEHLSTYALTVEREVLAEDTPLSKRLKRGELELPPDDEVVAMARVVRGVYGAAGLHRYEVSNHAREGFGSRHNALYWTGGEYLALGVGASGMLLEPEPHRYVNLRSPEKYLVEVEAGRLPEEDREALGPQELFAERLAMGLRLVSGVDWEAVCERYGQPVAPRRAEVARLVEHGFATLRDGRLALTEKGADVHSAVCARLL
- a CDS encoding coiled-coil domain-containing protein encodes the protein MPSPPEEVDPFADLRDSLGLDDTVAGAAPPAPVAAAARPQPKPPPSAPPPAAPPPLPPRRPATPLAATPAGTGAPASPAAPVAPAAGAAPGAAAASRAVRVPGSDPFGEPPDIRMPMGGSPDDKLEYFRAVVRQKTETLARARTLYAERDGELNGVKQSLTLARKEAAEAKAQLAAVKDAPAKLSQAETALARAEARAAEAEAKVASLEAELSSAEAERKDLSRALAEVESELPRLTAELQEERESRGSVAEELVGAKEALSLAQDRVAELAAQKSESQGALEAVQEQYQQAIADVERLGGELEAVTAEKDSLGLRTEQLEAALAEAQAGLSALESESEWSKSSLEEAQERSRTLESERDEARKQLAVVEDGLRGLQAQVAELERALALKDAEIIGLRAALTARTAEAAEVPVLRQALEGRTAELARAGERLEAEVAKAAERAQALEEGLSQASERAAVAEGEAAALKEALEAAEVEQVSLRDRMESDAAALGEAVHQAEAKVAELSAAVEAAQAEREELKKQLAAADMKVATKDAERVGLSARVSMLETASAQREAELVRLQGAVAQAEAALAQARGALTQAQHAAAQAQEEVALERVRREAAEAERADAEVKAAEAEARVDTLSSGQGDAQVQVAALTEELEAARSEADKAERLQQQVKMLEGALQAAKAQTAAAGKTDAARAEAEAKLTQAGLARAEAEAKLTKADASRAEAEAKLTKADSARAEVEAKLAKLEASLKAEQEARKGLEQKLAGAAAAPAGASAAPADWEAERDGLKADVANLKRKLMTAETALETAAGYKAKIARLEAQLKGKK